GTGATAAAGGATTATTCAAAGTAAATGAAGAATTTATTAATAACAATACATTTGAAATAAGTTCTGGAAATAATTTAGTAAAAAATGAAAGTAAACCTGGATTCTCTTATCTGATAGAAACAAATATAAAATTTATAGATAAAGGATTTTTCCTTGGTTCTGATTATTTCTTTGACAGAATTAATTTTAATCCTGAAAAAAATATCAGACTTCTTGGAGATGAATTTTTTGAAACAAAATTTGTAAATAGAGCTATTTTAGAAAGTACTGGAAAAAGATATCTTAATGGGGCTACAAATGATAAAGAACAAATGCAAATTCTTTATGATAATTCTATTGTAGCTATGAAAGATATGAATCTTTCTATTGGAATAGCCCTTACTGCTGAACAAATAAATAATCTAAAAGATGATATTATTTGGTATGTGGAAGAAGAAGTAAACGGAGTAAATGTTCTAGTTCCTAAAGTTTATCTTTCTAAAGAAACTCTTGCTTCATTAGGAGATAATCAAACTGGAATATATGGTGGAGATAGCTTAAATATATCAGCAGGAAGTACAATAATTTCTGAAAATGATGTTAATCTAAAAACAGATAAAGGAGATATGAACTTTACAGGAACAGATATTTATGCAGATAATGATATAAACATTAATTCAGGAAAAGATATAAATATTTCCAGTGGAAAAGAAAAATCTGAAAATAAAACTTCTTCTCAATCTGTAAATGGACAAATTAACATAGTAACAGGTCAAATATCAGGAGGAATTTCTGTAAGTGAGGGAGAAAGTAAATCAGAAATTAATAAAAATTCCAATTTCTATGCAGAAAACAACATTGATATTTCAGGAAAAGATATGACTGTGAAAGGTGGAAATATTGAAGGAGAACATATAAAAATTGATGTTGATAATCTTCATGTTGAAAGCCTTCAAGATAAGTCTTCGTCTTCAGATAAAAGTGTCAATGTTCATGGAAGTTCTGATAATAAAAATAATACTTCAACAGGTGCAGGAATGACTTCAGGAAAATATGATAAAGAATGGGTTGAAAATCAAACTTCAATTATAGGAAGAGAAGATTCTCATATTACAGTAGGAGGAAATACTCATCTTGAAGGAGGACTTTTAGGTGGAAAAGACACAACTCTTAATACAGGAAGTTTATCTTTCAATGATATTAAAGATTATGAAAAAGGAACTAATATAGGATTAAGTGAAAATATATCTAAAGGTCAAAAAGATGAAAATTCCAATGACTATACATCGCAACTAGATTACAGTGCAACAGACAGGGAACAGATAACTCATGCAACAGTAGGAGCTGGAACAATAACAGTTGGAGGAAAAGAAGAAAATCCTGAAGGACTGAACAGAGATGAAAGCAAGGCACAGGAAATAACAAAAGATATTACTGTAAATGAAATTACAATAAACCATCAGACAGAAACAAGAGATTGGAACGAAGTTAAAGATATAATGACAGAACATGGAAAAAATCTTGGAAAAGACTTAGATAGACTTACAGGAAATAAGTATAACTTAGAAAAAGAACTTGGTAACAGTTTTGGAGAAGTATATGGAGAAATAGAAAAAATAATAGACAAAGATTTAAAAAATGAGATACTTGGAATTATTCCAACAGAAGCAACTAATGGGGGAATATACGGAGAACCAAAAGCACTGATAAGAGGTCAGGAAAAAATATATGTAACAACATATAAAACAGTCTTAGACCGTAATGGAAAAGAAATCTATGATGAGAATGGAAAAATAAGGCTGGAAGCTGAAGTCAAAGAAATTACTCCACAAGAATATACTAAACTGAAAGCAGAAAATCCTGATATAAAAACATCATTAAATGGAATTTTAAATACATTGGAAGGAGCAACAGAAGGAACATTTAATGGAACATTAAGCCCTGAAGATTTGGAAGCATTAAAAACAGGAGCAGTTCAAAAAATAACAGTGCATAATCCAAGTAATGGAATAGTAGCAGATTTAATAGAATCAGCAGTAGGAAAAGTTGGAATAATGATGAATAGTAATATAGGAGCAAAAGACTTAACAGAAATAGTAAAATCAGACCCATCAATACTAAATGGAATGATAGCCCACAGTCAAGGAACAATAAAGTTTACTCAAGTATTGAAAGAACTAAATAAAACAGAGGAGGGCAGAAAATTAATAAAAGATAATGCCAAACTGATAGCAGTAGCAGGACCAGCAGTAGGAACAAAAGAGCTGCAGGAAATCCAAAATATAGTAGGAAAAGATAAAGTAAAAATACTGAATAATAAAAAAGATATCTTAAACTATATGACAGGAAATGAGATAACAACAACTGAAAAAGGTGGACATGCTTTAGAAAATTATAATATTAATTTTAAATTAAATAGTAAAGGAAAATATGAAAGACCTGAAGAGTTAAAAACAAATAGAAATAATATCTCAGGA
Above is a genomic segment from uncultured Fusobacterium sp. containing:
- a CDS encoding hemagglutinin repeat-containing protein, encoding MQILYDNSIVAMKDMNLSIGIALTAEQINNLKDDIIWYVEEEVNGVNVLVPKVYLSKETLASLGDNQTGIYGGDSLNISAGSTIISENDVNLKTDKGDMNFTGTDIYADNDININSGKDINISSGKEKSENKTSSQSVNGQINIVTGQISGGISVSEGESKSEINKNSNFYAENNIDISGKDMTVKGGNIEGEHIKIDVDNLHVESLQDKSSSSDKSVNVHGSSDNKNNTSTGAGMTSGKYDKEWVENQTSIIGREDSHITVGGNTHLEGGLLGGKDTTLNTGSLSFNDIKDYEKGTNIGLSENISKGQKDENSNDYTSQLDYSATDREQITHATVGAGTITVGGKEENPEGLNRDESKAQEITKDITVNEITINHQTETRDWNEVKDIMTEHGKNLGKDLDRLTGNKYNLEKELGNSFGEVYGEIEKIIDKDLKNEILGIIPTEATNGGIYGEPKALIRGQEKIYVTTYKTVLDRNGKEIYDENGKIRLEAEVKEITPQEYTKLKAENPDIKTSLNGILNTLEGATEGTFNGTLSPEDLEALKTGAVQKITVHNPSNGIVADLIESAVGKVGIMMNSNIGAKDLTEIVKSDPSILNGMIAHSQGTIKFTQVLKELNKTEEGRKLIKDNAKLIAVAGPAVGTKELQEIQNIVGKDKVKILNNKKDILNYMTGNEITTTEKGGHALENYNINFKLNSKGKYERPEELKTNRNNISGTVEKVNGRSTKSIIQRMRENIFNKKKGEK